One genomic region from Cryptococcus gattii WM276 chromosome C, complete sequence encodes:
- a CDS encoding uncharacterized protein (Similar to TIGR gene model, INSD accession AAW42262.1), which yields MVNLADLSSSLASQDFTSIPVIDLSDAQSPSLQKRKAVAAEIRNACLNAGFFYVKNHGVPLQVVDRTFEQSKEFFNQPNELKKSVDISKSGGNFRGYMGLLSENNDPKNKGDMHEAFNMGLDPSVDASAFVQDVKEGELRHSENLWPDKKDWQGADDFKQANLDYYKEVLRLGQSLFPLFALALDLPEDFFDDKIKHPAAIMRILFYPALGERQVDELMPGIGAHTDFECFTILRQDDVPSALQVQNRKGQWIDAPYMPDTFVINIGDQFARWTNDIFVSTRHRVLPALSKDRYSIPFFFGCDHDVPLIPPETCVTPDRPAKYETMTAGAYVHMRLSDIYKVKET from the exons ATGGTCAATCTCGCGGACCTGTCCAGCTCCCTCGCCTCCCAAGACTTTACCTCAATTCCAGTCAT CGATCTTTCGGACGCTCAATCGCCTTCCTTGCAAAAACGCAAGGCCGTCGCTGCCGAGATCAGAAATGCATGTCTGAATGCCGGTTTCTTTTACG TCAAAAACCATGGAGTTCCATTGCAAGTTGTTGATCGAACGTTTGAGCAAAGCAAGGAGTTCTTCAATCAGCCGAATGAGCTCAAGAAATCT GTCGATATCTCTAAATCGGGCGGTAATTTCAGGGGTTACATGGGCCTGTTGTCTGAAAACAATGATCC CAAGAACAAAGGTGATATGCACGAGGCCTTCAACATGGGACTCGACCCCTCTGTCGATGCATCTGCTTTCGTCCAGGACGTAAAGGAGGGCGAATTGAGGCATTCAGAGAATCTTTGGCCAGACAAGAAAGACTGGCAAGGCGCAGACGATTTT AAACAAGCTAATCTGGACTACTA CAAAGAAGTACTTCGGCTTGGACAATCgctcttccctcttttcGCTTTGGCACTCGACTTGCCCGAGGACTTTTTTGACGACAAG ATAAAGCACCCGGCGGCCATTATGCGCATCTTGTTCTACCCCGCTTTAGGAGAGCGACAAGTTGATGAGTTGATGCCCGGTATTGGT GCACACACAGATTTTGAATGTTTCACTATTCTAAGACAGGATGATGTCCCGTCGGCTTTGCAAGTGCAGAATCGCAAAGGCCAAT GGATTGACGCGCCATACATGCCTGACACATTTGTGATCAACATTGGCGACCAGTTTGCCCGATGGACCA ATGATATTTTCGTGTCAACCAGACACCGTGTCCTTCCCGCGCTGTCAAAGGATCGGTATTCTattcccttcttctttggtTGTGATCACGATGTCCCTCTTATCCCGCCCGAAACGTGTGTGACTCCAGACAGACCAGCAAAGTACGAAACCATGACTGCTGGTGCGTACGTACATATGCGGCTCTCTGACATTTATAAAGTCAAGGAGACTTGA
- a CDS encoding uncharacterized protein (Similar to TIGR gene model, INSD accession AAW42265.1), whose product MESKTFLKNALAQKKPGLGFWCTLPGAATVATVLSTGGFNWTLIDAEHGMITDKDYFELVNTVTSHGASPIIRVPWNEEWMIKRALDAGAQGVMTPMCHSAEDAKRIVSYSKYPPVGTRGYGPMFCPPIFQCKGSDYDAGADKNLLVIVQIESRKGVENVEEIAKVEGLDCLFIGPFDLSKQMNVPFGGEEHEAAIEKTLKAAHNAHKIAAIFCSNGEVARKRLEQGFDMVSIAVDSACLAAEMERQLSLVTGEAGKGDRSYS is encoded by the exons ATGGAATCCAAAACTTTTCTTAAGAACGCTCTTGCTCAGAAGAAGCCAGGGCTCGGTTTCTGGTGCAC TCTCCCGGGGGCTGCGACCGTAGCTACAGTCCTTTCGACTGGTGGCTTTAACTGGACTCTGATTGATGCCGAGCACGGTATGATTACGGATAAAGACTATTTCGAG CTTGTTAACACAGTCACTTCTCACGGGGCCTCACCAATTATCCGGGTTCCTTGGAATGAAGAATGGATGATCAAAAGAGCTCTAGATGCTGGCGCCCAAGGAGTAATGACTCCAATGTGTCACTCTGCC GAAGATGCGAAGAGAATTGTTTCTTACTCCAAATACCCTCCAGTCGGTACTCGAGGCTATGGCCCAATGTTTTGTCCTCCGATCTTCCAATGCAAAGGGTCCGACTATGATGCAGGGGCAGACAAAAACCTTCTGGTCATCGTGCAAATCGAATCCAGAAAAGGAGTCGAGAACGTCGAGGAAATTGCTAAGGTAGAAGGTCTAGACTGCTTATTCATCG GTCCATTTGATCTGTCAAAGCAAATGAACGTACCCTTTGGTGGAGAGGAGCATGAGGCGGCAATTGAGAAAACTCTTAAGGCGGCCCACAATGCTCACAAGATCGCCGCCATCTTCT GTTCCAATGGTGAAGTTGCTCGCAAACGTCTTGAGCAAGGCTTTGACATGGTGTCAATAGCCGTTGATAGTGCGTGCCTAGCAGCGGAAATGGAAAGGCAGTTAAGCTTGGTGACAGGTGAAGCAGGTAAAGGTGACAGGTCTTATTCGTAA
- a CDS encoding uncharacterized protein (Similar to TIGR gene model, INSD accession AAW42264.1): MTPLSPLKGHVAKSQAENWDDDFEFSLSSSNDDNNSNSTLSENEYKKVQDENRDNTSSVCPKSMSLSQTKLGHADIRICFKVPAPLHIPCPQSPRHSSSYPRDLTPLSSKSKSSSSNPHPISPPFLSTQSNLFLPQKRGPGFRSRARSMTTISGDAASKKLTKRPPSASFITVPSSHSSRSLREYDSATSLSCSLHRYVTCPKLIFTNPEQSQSYSPGFHLPSPSLGSPYRRTHESFYDLEHPVPESSSLHIMTHGQNPASNAYVCSKMRSESALEADKINNKVPRRRVKDPHSSLSTSSEKMAEELGNDNEALLMAHARSSTTEDCPVVGSPNNLKGITAYPTLVGLGGKTSGNGHAGTGSSGAGFVSTIRRLGSISKKHGRRISGGWKFGQQSPSASASLNMQEVTPTGVAFDQSSAEEVVPLGTVIGSPVREDVIKSAEDKFVKPAMGLECNKGGVRRQTHWPPPSEDWDQDFSHNQSESQRIGSSVKVDPLIRTESRRREDKNRRRQSWNNFVIPKNVLEKQKEIKEGIGAIKVFARGVESLKSLIAAHSSLSYQLHCHESSPNSLRFDALHAEFAQWWEMAIVLVEVGSTGRDDSSHKPIEGPTREKGIALATEEAKIAGDTLRHVSGSSTSTDMSLVPSQGELTPSGHHSVSLSDTAEYLPSLRSPPRASPPPGNWRASTGRQSLSQRQLEVLRTMLRTPVSSSSKGARLVGQQESGQRAGCKTANATKIQDECSGSIVGTFTTPKNQNHFPNGAALVQNRYVEPIKATTKSKRRHTDKAGLAGLKEFLRSLRMEKSTGKANGQNHPLTAINSQAQVGEGIPAVNGTNMMMSRSNMDSSTAAENPPLLEPPLLFQSVSSTGNSCDVSHNSVFASNLQTELSPAKQPLMPDKSPPQPFSLVRQVPLTASPSVLPKSTQNPRIETKRPSIRNIFRTSSGSWGELINPNSGSPVQVSTKNSSPTLRKRGSMRRTLGQVSGVKDKPKRGEKVDNDRAEAKFAVMGSFKDRDELSTDGRGLNLLCDPLPGAHIQSTSSNEISTKATQLRAEEEMTLKPSKKTRAIGLGWPERKAEGDIKDFISPVFSGVSSTTHVSTTPMTHPSGLIVKELGRQDDSEGNVAIALTPDNLPTLLEYMRQCEAKLHEWKKKVQIEGLDKGFIMNSVKA; this comes from the exons ATGACCCCATTATCGCCTTTAAAGGGACATGTCGCCAAATCCCAGGCGGAAAACTGGGATGATGACTTCGAgttctccttgtcctcttcaAACGACGACAATAACTCGAATAGCACCTTGAGCGAGAATGAATACAAAAAGGTGCAGGATGAGAACCGGGATAACACTTCCTCCGTATGCCCAAAATCAATGTCGTTATCACAGACCAAACTTGGCCATGCTGACATTCGAATCTGCTTTAAGGTTCCAGCACCTCTACACATACCATGTCCTCAATCCCCAAGacactcttcttcttacCCTCGCGATCTTACTCCGCTCTCATCCAAGTCAAAATCTTCATCATCGAACCCTCACCCTATTTCTCCGCCATTCCTATCTACACAGTCTAACCTATTCTTGCCACAAAAACGTGGACCAGGCTTTCGCTCTAGAGCCAGATCGATGACAACTATAAGCGGAGATGCAGCATCCAAAAAGCTCACTAAACGACCTCCTTCAGCATCCTTTATCACAGTTCCTTCTAGCCACTCTTCACGGTCATTGCGAGAATACGATTCGGCTACCTCGTTGTCCTGTTCTTTGCACCGATATGTCACTTGCCCAAAGCTCAT CTTTACGAATCCTGAACAATCTCAATCTTATTCTCCCGgctttcatcttccttccccttctctCGGATCCCCGTATCGTCGTACCCATGAATCATTCTATGACCTCGAGCACCCAGTACCAGAGTCCTCGTCCCTTCATATTATGACTCATGGTCAAAATCCAGCAAGCAATGCTTATGTCTGCTCCAAAATGAGAAGTGAGAGCGCTTTGGAAGCGGACAAAATAAACAACAAAGTTCCTCGGAGACGAGTAAAGGACCCGCATTCATCTCTGTCTACTTCATCGGAAAAGATGGCAGAGGAACTGGGAAATGACAATGAAGCCCTGTTGATGGCTCATGCCAGGTCATCCACGACAGAAGACTGCCCAGTTGTTGGTTCTCCCAATAATTTGAAGGGCATTACTGCATATCCTACGTTAGTCGGGCTTGGAGGTAAAACATCAGGCAATGGTCACGCAGGTACTGGAAGTTCCGGGGCTGGCTTTGTTTCCACTATTAGAAGGTTAGGATCGATTTCGAAAAAGCATGGTCGACGCATATCAGGTGGCTGGAAATTTGGACAGCAGTCTCCAAGTGCTTCTGCCTCTTTAAACATGCAGGAAGTCACACCTACTGGCGTAGCATTTGACCAGTCAAGTGCCGAAGAGGTGGTACCTTTGGGTACGGTAATAGGATCGCCAGTGAGAGAAGATGTCATCAAGTCAGCAGAAGACAAGTTTGTTAAACCGGCTATGGGTTTGGAATGCAACAAAGGCGGCGTCAGACGACAAACTCATTGGCCACCCCCATCTGAAGACTGGGATCAGGATTTTTCTCATAATCAGTCAGAATCTCAACGAATAGGATCAAGTGTGAAAGTAGACCCTTTGATTAGGACTGAGAGTAGACGACGAGAGGATAAAAACAGGAGAAGACAGAGCTGGAATAACTTTGTTATACCAAAAAATGTCTTGGAAAAGCAGAAGGAAATCAAAGAAGGAATTGGAGCTATCAAGGTGTTTGCCAGAGGTGTCGAGT CTTTAAAATCACTCATCGCTGCGCATTCTTCCTTGTCTTATCAACTCCATTGCCACGAATCGTCTCCTAATTCTCTTAGATTTGATGCTCTTCATGCTGAATTTGCCCAGTGGTGGGAAATGGCCATTGTGCTTGTCGAAGTCGGGTCAACTGGTAGAGATGACAGCTCACACAAGCCAATTGAAGGCCCTACGCGTGAGAAGGGGATTGCTCTAGCGACAGAGGAAGCTAAGATAGCAGGGGACACTCTGAGGCATGTGTCAGGTTCGAGTACTTCCACTGACATGTCTTTGGTGCCATCACAAGGAGAATTAACGCCGTCTGGTCATCACAGTGTCTCTCTCTCTGACACTGCTGAATATCTCCCATCTCTGAGGAGCCCGCCGAGAGCATCGCCGCCCCCCGGAAACTGGCGGGCCTCTACAGGCCGACAGAGTCTTTCACAGAGGCAGCTGGAAGTGTTGAGAACCATGTTGAGAACCCCAGTGtccagcagcagcaaagGCGCTCGTTTAGTTGGACAACAAGAAAGCGGCCAGCGGGCTGGTTGTAAGACAGCCAACGCAACAAAGATCCAGGATGAGTGCAGTGGGTCAATAGTGGGGACGTTTACGACCCCAAAGAACCAAAACCACTTCCCAAATGGTGCCGCTCTGGTGCAAAACCGTTATGTTGAACCCATTAAAGCAACAACCAAATCAAAAAGGCGACATACAGATAAGGCTGGTCTTGCTGGGTTAAAAGAATTCTTGCGTTCACTCAGAATGGAGAAGTCGACAGGCAAGGCCAACGGGCAGAATCATCCCCTCACAGCAATAAATTCTCAAGCTCAGGTGGGGGAAGGTATACCAGCTGTTAATGGAACAAACATGATGATGTCCAGATCGAACATGGATTCTTCCACTGCAGCCGAAAATCCTCCCCTTCTGGAGCCTCCATTGCTTTTTCAATCTGTCTCATCGACTGGGAATTCATGTGATGTTTCTCATAACTCTGTTTTTGCAAGCAATTTGCAAACTGAACTTTCACCTGCCAAACAACCTCTCATGCCTGATAAATCTCCCCCCCAGCCATTTTCTCTTGTTCGCCAGGTTCCTTTAACAGCTTCCCCGAGTGTGCTTCCTAAGTCCACTCAGAACCCTCGCATAGAAACCAAAAGACCTAGTATACGGAATATATTTCGCACCAGCTCAGGTAGCTGGGGTGAGCTGATCAACCCGAACTCCGGTTCCCCTGTCCAGGTATCGACTAAAAACTCGTCACCGACATTGAGAAAAAGAGGCAGCATGCGGCGGACTTTAGGGCAGGTCAGTGGGGTTAAGGATAAGCCAAAAAGAGGGGAGAAAGTGGACAATGATCGGGCGGAAGCCAAATTTGCTGTAATGGGCTCGTTTAAAGACCGCGATGAGCTGTCCACGGATGGACGAGGCCTTAACTTGCTTTGTGATCCTCTACCGGGTGCGCATATACAATCGACTTCTTCAAACGAGATAAGCACCAAGGCGACGCAATTAAGGGCTGAGGAAGAAATGACTCTCAAACCCAGTAAGAAGACCCGAGCAATTGGGCTAGGATGGCCAGAGCGTAAAGCCGAAGGAGATATTAAGGATTTCATCTCGCCTGTATTTTCCGGTGTTTCCAGTACAACTCATGTCTCCACTACGCCTATGACGCACCCATCTGGATTGATTGTCAAGGAGTTGGGGCGACAGGACGACAGCGAAGGCAACGTGGCTATTGCGCTTACTCCAGATAATTTGCCTACTCTCTTGGAGTATATGAGGCAGTGTGAGGCGAAACTGCATgagtggaagaagaaggtcCAGATAGAAGGCCTAGACAAGGGGTTCATTATGAACTCAGTAAAAGCATAG
- a CDS encoding beclin 1 (Similar to TIGR gene model, INSD accession AAW42263.1~Beclin 1 (Coiled-coil myosin-like BCL2-interacting protein) (Protein GT197)), with protein sequence MPPAQLCQRCSQPIQLDPSVSEITPAQYSLIVSSLPPASPSTSFSPSTSLDLKHKLSDLPPFTREAAKIWRDANDPPFSGESSIQAGLRSVAESFILLSDSALHPTPSKLPGKSLPPHDLDLSTQLHQILSSNTPVSHPLCTECTALLTAEFQRMAEELGKERDAYIRFEQAIRKNKELLGTAESSRKAVKTRHVGGLAKYDVEGTEEEWDALVKKKEELELEEERLKLLLESTEKELEVALEEERLVELEAKMVEQEENDFLSSHSALSIHLAQLASTLNTANTSLLLSRSLLAHLESTNVYNDAFHIGHVPLLPLASSSITVGTINGLRLGGRPVVEWDEINAAWGLAALCLHRIAEKVGCVFETYKIVPLGSYSRVEELPPSKSTYELYASSDMTPARLLQNRRFNHAMVAFLECLRQLLEFGKKHGKQWAQANIDICKDKISNHSIRLPGISSMPLGLPSMAIMGLAGNGHPNPNGSNGKSQSGSSTGDSTAEEGWTRACRTVLGVLKRVLIMESETDRGSISEQS encoded by the exons ATGCCCCCCGCCCAGCTCTGCCAGAGATGTAGCCAG CCAATACAACTCGACCCCTCTGTTTCAGAGATTACTCCCGCCCAGTACTCCCTCATAGTCTCATCTCTCCCTCCTGCCTCCCCCTCCACTTCCTTTTCGCCTTCCACATCACTGGATCTAAAGCATAAACTGTCCGATTTGCCGCCATTTACTAGAGAAGCTGCAAAGATATGGCGCGACGCAAATGATCCGCCTTTTTCAGGCGAGAGCTCAATCCAAGCCGGCCTCAGAAGCGTGGCCGAGAGCTTTATCTTGCTCTCAGATTCCGCTCTGCATCCTACACCATCCAAATTACCCGGTAAATCACTGCCTCCGCACGACCTCGATCTGTCTACGCAGTTACATCAAATCCTCTCATCAAATACGCCGGTTTCCCATCCGTTATGTACAGAGTGCACTGCCTTGTTAACCGCCGAGTTCCAGAGGATGGCCGAAGAGTTGGGCAAAGAGCGTGATGCGTATATTAGGTTTGAGCAAGCAATCCGGAAGAACAAAGAGTTGCTAGGAACCGCTGAAAGCTCAAGAAAGGCTGTGAAGACGAGACACGTTGGTGGCCTAGCAAAGTACGATGTGGAAGGCACAGAGGAGGAATGGGATGCCCTTGTaaagaaaaaagaggaGCTTGAACTCGAAGAAGAGCGACTGAAGCTGCTGCTGGAATCGACGGAAAAAGAGCTCGAAGTTGCGCTTGAAGAGGAACGGCTGGTAGAGTTGGAAGCAAAAATGGTCGAACAAGAGGAAAATGA TTTCTTATCGTCTCATTCTGCCCTTTCAATTCACCTGGCGCAACTGGCATCAACACTGAACACCGCCAATACATCTCTCCTCTTATCCCGTTCTCTTTTAGCCCACTTGGAATCTACAAACGTCTATAACGATGCTTTCCACATAGGCCATGTTCCTCTTCTACCTCTTGCTTCTTCTAGTATTACTGTGGGGACGATTAACGGGTTGAGGTTGGGTGGCAGACCTGTCGTCGAATGGGATGAGATCAATGCGGCCTGGGGGTTGGCGGCGCTCTGTCTTCACAGAATCGCCGAAAAAGTCGGATGCGTATTCGAAAC TTATAAAATTGTCCCTTTAGGCTCTTATTCTCGCGTAGAAGAGCTTCCCCCTTCAAAGTCAACTTACGAATTATACGCCTCCTCAGATATGACACCGGCACGTCTTTTGCAGAATCGTAGATTTAACCATGCGATGGTGGCATTTCTTGAATGTCTGCGACAACTCTTAGAGTTTGGGAAAAAGCATGGCAAACAATGGGCTCAGGCCAACATCGA TATCTGTAAAGACAAGATATCGAATCATTCCATTCGTTTACCAGGTATCTCTTCCATGCCTCTCGGGTTGCCGTCGATGGCAATAATGGGTTTAGCTGGAAATGGTCACCCTAACCCCAATGGGTCAAACGGGAAGAGTCAAAGTGGTAGCAGCACTGGGGATTCAACGGCTGAAGAGGGTTGGACACGGGCTTGTAGAACGGTGCTAGGAGTGCTGAAGAGGGTCCTCATTATGGAGAGCGAAACAGATCGCGGTAGTATAAGTGAACAGAGCTAA
- a CDS encoding Mitochondrion organization and biogenesis-related protein, putative (Similar to TIGR gene model, INSD accession AAW42259.1), whose translation MSASTTTAYARLAPPHALVRAAPLPLRLRHPAHLSAVRAYVRSPQASAFTASAPVPLATLAALRTTRPQLLQLVPLASVRHVSTQPHESSLSPHAYPPPRQPQATAANRISLTEPAIGTPPPLPPTPQGSLPPKVTDLAASHEKAVEKEDEKKKPTGPLPARVWASVKKEAAHYWAGTKLLGQEIKISGKLQWKVLNGGTLTRRERRQLRRTTIDLLRLLPFSVFIVVPFMEFLLPVALKLFPNMLPSTFEGEFAANEKQRKLLRVRIEMAKFLQETVRESGLKADSVVRSDEFKEFFRKVRSTGETPNQTDVVRVAKLFHDDITLDNLSRSQLVSMCRYMNINAFGTDNFLKHQIRNKLEKVRVDDMMIHAEGVESLSTKELQQACQSRGIRFQGVSPARLREELEKWIELHYINGISGVLLVLSRAFNFEQKGDDIMESLVTTLSSLPENLLNEAELHVSDEASYKQKLEVLQQQQELIEDEAEQEKEEQDARKEEKEKKELEESARREQEEAAKATEISPAVKEEEPVKEHVEEPVRPAPDQTDARMTKEQLSELAEALSILTAKSSIVKERDELKSLLEDNLLSEAESKERQEGDSPTVAVSKRVRAMIKKIDTQLEKYDEKVGSSLNVIQTTPNGQIALADLKKALKVIKHRPADDVIEGLGKKLDVDSDGYVVCTDTTSFFSAGLRVTDCSDFT comes from the exons ATGTCCGCCAGCACAACCACCGCCTACGCCAGACTAGCCCCGCCCCACGCGCTAGTGAGGGCCGCGCCCCTCCCCCTGCGCCTCCGCCATCCCGCCCATCTCTCCGCCGTCCGCGCATACGTTCGCTCCCCACAAGCCTCAGCCTTCACCGCCTCAGCGCCCGTCCCCCTCGCCACCCTCGCCGCCCTCCGCACCACGCGGCCCCAGCTCCTGCAGCTCGTGCCTCTTGCGTCCGTGCGCCATGTCTCCACACAGCCCCACGAGTCCTCGCTCTCCCCGCACGCCTACCCCCCTCCCCGCCAGCCGCAAGCCACCGCCGCAAATCGCATCAGCCTCACAGAACCGGCTATCGGCACCCCGCCCCCTCTGCCTCCGACCCCTCAGGGCAGTCTCCCGCCCAAGGTGACCGATCTCGCCGCCTCGCACGAAAAGGCtgtggagaaggaggacgagaagaagaaaccCACGGGACCTTTACCTGCCCGAGTATGGGCTAGTGTCAAGAAGGAAGCCGCACATTACTGGGCAGGGACAAAATTGCTGGGCCAGGAAATCAAGATCAGTGGAAAGCTCCAGTGGAAGGTGTTGAATGGCGGTACCCTTACTAGGCGAGAAAGAAGACAG CTGCGGCGAACAACCATAGATCTGTTGCGGCTTCTCCCGTTCTCCGTGTTTATAGTAGTGCCATTCATGGAGTTTCTGCTTCCTGTTGCCCTCAAGCTCTTCCCCAATATGCTTCCCAGCACATTTGAAGGGGAGTTTGCCGCG AACGAAAAACAGAGAAAGCTGTTGCGAGTGCGAATAGAAATGGCCAAGTTTTTGCAAGAAACTGTCAGGGAATCAGGGCTCAAGGCGGACAGCGTTGTGCGGAGCGATGAGTTCAAAGAGTTCTTCCGAAAG GTTCGATCCACTGGAGAGACCCCCAATCAAACTGATGTCGTTCGAGTTGCCAAACTCTTCCATGATGACATTACCCTTGATAACCTTTCCCGTTCCCAACTCGTTTCGATGTGTCGATACATGAACATCAACGCCTTTGGTACCGATAATTTCTTGAAACACCAAATCCGTAACAAGCTCGAGAAAGTTCGAGTTGACGATATG ATGATCCATGCTGAAGGTGTTGAATCTCTTTCCACCAAAGAACTGCAGCAAGCCTGTCAATCGCGTGGTATCCGTTTCCAAGGTGTCTCCCCAGCACGCTTGCGTGAAGAGCTGGAGAAATGGATTGAACTCCATTACATCAATGGTATATCCGGTGTACTACTTGTACTGAGTCGAGCTTTCAACTTTGAGCAGAAAGGAGACGACATTATGGAAAGTTTGGTCACTACTCTGAGCAGCTTGCCAGAGAACCTG TTGAATGAGGCTGAACTACATGTTTCGGACGAAGCTTCTTACAAGCAGAAACTTGAAGTCTTGCAACAACAGCAAGAACTCATTGAGGATGAAGCCGAGCAAGAAAAG GAGGAGCAAGACGCTcgaaaagaagaaaaggaaaagaaggaatTGGAGGAAAGCGCAAGGCGGGAGCAGGAAGAGGCGGCAAAGGCGACCGAGATTTCCCCTGCtgtcaaggaagaagaaccCGTCAAGGAGCACGTGGAAGAGCCCGTGCGACCGGCTCCCGATCAGACGGACGCGCGCATGACAAAGGAACAATTGTCCGAACTCGCCGAAGCCTTGTCCATCTTAACTGCCAAATCTAGTATCGTGAAGGAGAGAGACGAACTAAAGTCCCTCCTCGAGGATAACTTGTTGTCCGAGGCC GAATCAAAGGAGAGGCAAGAGGGCGATAGCCCAACAGTTGCAGTTTCCAAGCGTGTTAGAGCCATGATCAAAAAGATTGACACTCAGCTTGAGAAATACGATGAGAAGGTTGGCTCGAGTCTCAATGTGATTCAAACCACACCAAATGGTCAAATTGCCCTTGCGGATTTGAAAAAGGCACTCAAAGTCATCAAGCACCGACCGGCTGATGATGTAATTGAAGGTTTGGGCAAGAAACTGGATGTAGACTCTGATGGTTACGTGGTATGTACTGACACCACATCTTTTTTCAGCGCTGGCTTACGAGTTACTGATTGCTCGGATTTTACTTAG
- a CDS encoding glyoxylate reductase, putative (Similar to TIGR gene model, INSD accession AAW42266.1~Glyoxylate reductase/hydroxypyruvate reductase), with the protein MPKILVTRDLGEHAMAILRQSGYDLIVNPDDAPPSREWVLNHLADPQVYAACIMHSQPSDKVDKELIASASDNLRCISTFSVGYDHIDVKAANARGIKIGHTPGVLSDAVADIAAILVLSTLRRIGEGISLVKSGNWKQQPWAPFVNCGLSIGHPSLTIGFLGFGRISQATVQRLLAFTNKKQPPLILYTSSYRRDNQDEIDANLSKTFGVEVRREEKEILASQADIIIVLCDLNPSTKDMVNKSFFQKMKKSAILVNVARGPIVNSEDLHEALVSGQIFGAGLDVLTGEPDIPADHPLLKLNNCLVLPHLGSADYDTRNAMAERCVRNAIAAVNGEPLVAEVKV; encoded by the exons ATGCCCAAAATCCTCGT TACCCGTGATCTTGGAGAGCATGCTATGGCCATCCTGCGCCAATCAGGCTACGATCTCATTGTCAATCCGGATGATGCACCGCCTTCGAGAGAATGGGTACTCAATCACCTTGCTGATCCGCAGGTCTATGCTGCATGTATTATGCATAGTCAGCCTAGCGACAAGGTCGACAAGGAGCTCATTGCAAGTGCCAGTGATAATTTGCGCTGTATTTCTACCTTCTCTGTAGGGTATG ATCACATTGATGTCAAAGCGGCCAATGCGCGCGGAATCAAGATAGGTCATACCCCGGGTGTCTTGAGTGATGCCG TCGCGGACATTGCAGCGATTCTGGTACTCTCAACTCTACGTCGTATCGGAGAAGGTATTAGCCTGGTAAAAAGCGGTAAT TGGAAACAGCAGCCATGGGCCCCTTTTGTCAACTGCGGCTTATCAATTGGCCATCCATCTCTTACTATCGGTTTCCTAGGCTTTGGTCGCATATCTCAAGCAACAGTTCAAAGACTCCTTGCCTTCACTAACAAGAAACAGCCCCCTCTTATCCTGTATACTTCTTCCTACCGAAGGGACAACCAGGATGAAATCGATGCCAACCTTTCAAAAACTTTCGGAGTGGAAGTTAGGcgagaagagaaagaaatTCTCGCTTCTCAAGCAGACATAATCATTGTCCTGTGCGACTTGAACCCCTCAACCAAAGATATGGTCAACAAAAGCTTCTTCCAGAAAATGAAGAAATCAGCCATTCTTGTCAATGTTGCACGT GGTCCTATTGTGAATTCGGAAGATTTACATGAGGCATTAGTATCGGGTCAAATTTTCGGCGCAGGTTTAGATGTCTTGACAGGAGAGCCTGATATCCCCGCCGATCATCCACTTTTGAAACTGAACAACT GTTTGGTACTTCCCCATTTGGGCTCGGCAGATTATGATACACGAAACGCAATGGCGGAGCGTT GTGTACGGAATGCCATTGCTGCGGTCAATGGGGAGCCTCTGGTGGCCGAAGTCAAAGTGTGA
- a CDS encoding sterol metabolism-related protein, putative (Similar to TIGR gene model, INSD accession AAW42260.1) — protein sequence MSLSNPLNLLLVPPLLFLAYRILVPAPQHTPPEYSSLPAEHPHVICHSTFTPAQLAQYDGTKGDRILLAIMRVGHDGKIDPNGERTVFDVSAGRTFYGPDGVYGNFAGRDASRGMAKQSFEPDVLTPVDKPLDDLSDLTPSEIENMRGWHQHFHGKYIVCGELVNG from the exons ATGTCACTCAGCAACCCCCTCAATCTCCTCCTCGTTCCccccctcctcttcctggCTTACCGCATCCTCGTCCCGGCCCCACAGCACACCCCGCCAGAGTACAGCTCGCTCCCCGCAGAGCATCCTCACGTCATATGCCACTCCACATTTACGCCTGCACAGCTTGCCCAGTATGATGGCACCAAAGGGGACCGTATCCTTCTCGCCATCATGAGGGTCGGCCACGACGGAAAAATAGATCCAAATGGTGAACGAACAGTTTTTGACGTCTCAGCCGGCAGGACATTCTACGGTCCTG ACGGGGTCTATGGTAACTTTGCTGGGCGAGATGCATCCCGAGGGATGGCCAAACAGTCTTTTGAGCCAG ACGTCCTTACTCCTGTCGACAAACCACTTGACGACCTTTCTGATCTCACGCCTTCTGAAAT TGAGAACATGCGCGGGTGGCACCAACATTTTCACGGTAAATACATTGTCTGCGGTGAATTGGTGAATGGATAA